A single region of the Rhodoligotrophos defluvii genome encodes:
- a CDS encoding phosphodiesterase, whose translation MLKIIQLTDCHLVPKGEMIFGSDPHQRLTAAVADINRHHGDAALCVVTGDLAHHADLSAYVLLRETLNGLSVPYQLLAGNHDNRATLHSVFPELSLDTNGFVQTVRDTSAGRLIFLDTVEEGVHTGLFCKTRQYWLAEMLETSDNRPVYLFMHHPPFPIALPHIDQYVMTNGDEFARVVAGRPNIRHIFFGHVHRPVSGSWHGIPFSALRGTNHQSWLTFEETRKNICSLEPPAYAVIFLDRDRTIVHYHDYLDANPRYAYDPDAPLDDQVIRI comes from the coding sequence ATGCTCAAGATCATCCAGCTTACCGATTGCCATCTCGTGCCCAAGGGTGAGATGATCTTCGGCAGCGACCCGCATCAGCGGCTCACTGCAGCCGTGGCGGACATCAATCGCCATCACGGCGATGCCGCGCTGTGCGTCGTGACAGGCGATCTTGCCCATCACGCCGATCTCAGCGCCTATGTGCTGCTTCGTGAAACCCTGAACGGTCTTTCCGTCCCTTATCAGCTGCTTGCCGGCAATCACGACAATCGCGCCACATTGCACTCCGTCTTTCCCGAACTGAGTCTCGACACCAATGGCTTCGTTCAAACGGTCCGCGATACGTCGGCGGGCCGCTTGATCTTCCTCGATACGGTGGAGGAAGGGGTGCACACTGGGCTTTTCTGCAAGACGCGTCAGTACTGGTTGGCGGAGATGCTGGAGACGAGCGACAATCGGCCCGTCTATCTCTTCATGCATCATCCTCCCTTTCCAATCGCCCTGCCCCATATCGATCAGTATGTGATGACCAATGGCGATGAATTTGCCCGGGTGGTGGCGGGGCGGCCGAATATCCGCCACATCTTCTTCGGGCATGTGCACCGGCCGGTTTCCGGAAGCTGGCACGGCATTCCGTTCTCAGCGCTGCGCGGAACCAACCACCAGAGCTGGCTCACTTTTGAAGAGACGCGAAAAAATATCTGCAGCCTGGAACCGCCGGCCTATGCGGTCATCTTCCTCGACCGGGATCGAACAATCGTTCATTATCACGACTATCTCGACGCAAATCCGAGATATGCGTATGACCCCGACGCGCCACTGGATGATCAAGTTATACGGATTTGA
- a CDS encoding GMC family oxidoreductase: MLEFDYIIVGAGSAGCVLADRLTASGRNSVLVLEAGGSDRRFWIKVPIGYGRTFYDTRVAWCYRAEPDPMLGGRSAYWPRGKVVGGSSSINALIYCRGLPPDFDDWRDAGNPGWGWSDVAPHFERLETRCRGRSRQGSGPVHVTDVSREIHPASRHFFAAAREMSLPVTDDFNGPHPEGVGFYQITTRNGFRWSAADAFLRPALARGRCELVTRVLVKRILIESGQARGVEYLRGGRTLQAMARRGVIVSAGAVNSPQILQLSGIGPGALLQAHGIPVVAHREAVGANLQDHLAIDFFFKAREPTLNDILYPWRGKIISGLRYIATRSGPLSTSVNHCGGFVRSNAEATRPDLQLYFNPITYRTAPANKRPLMNPDPFSGFILSYQPCRPKSRGRIEIGSPDPMVPPRIMPNSLTDAADIADILAGGRFMKRMVATEAMARLIAEPIPPSILDMSDDDMIEDFKQRCGSVFHACGTCRMGPDPATSVVDNRLRVYGIDRLRVIDASVFPNVTSGNTNAPTLMLADRAAALLLGE, encoded by the coding sequence ATGCTCGAATTCGACTATATCATCGTTGGTGCCGGCTCCGCCGGATGTGTGCTCGCGGACCGGCTCACTGCGTCGGGCCGCAACAGCGTTCTGGTGCTCGAAGCCGGCGGCTCGGACAGGCGGTTCTGGATCAAGGTCCCGATCGGCTATGGAAGGACCTTCTACGACACGCGGGTCGCCTGGTGCTATCGCGCCGAACCCGATCCCATGCTTGGCGGCCGAAGCGCCTACTGGCCGCGCGGCAAGGTGGTCGGAGGGTCGAGCTCGATCAACGCGCTCATCTATTGCCGCGGCCTGCCGCCCGATTTCGACGATTGGCGCGATGCGGGCAACCCCGGCTGGGGCTGGAGCGATGTCGCGCCCCATTTCGAGCGGCTGGAGACGCGCTGCAGGGGCCGCTCACGTCAGGGGTCCGGGCCCGTTCACGTCACCGATGTGAGTCGCGAGATCCATCCCGCAAGCCGCCACTTCTTCGCTGCAGCCCGCGAGATGAGCCTGCCCGTTACCGATGACTTCAACGGTCCTCATCCTGAAGGGGTGGGCTTCTACCAGATCACCACCCGCAACGGCTTCAGATGGTCGGCCGCTGATGCCTTTCTGAGGCCTGCCCTTGCCCGTGGCCGGTGCGAGCTCGTCACCCGAGTGCTTGTTAAGCGCATTCTCATCGAGAGCGGACAGGCAAGGGGGGTGGAATATCTTCGTGGCGGCCGGACCTTGCAGGCGATGGCTCGGCGCGGGGTGATCGTGAGCGCGGGCGCGGTCAACTCGCCACAGATCCTCCAGCTCTCAGGGATAGGTCCCGGCGCGCTACTGCAAGCTCATGGCATTCCGGTGGTCGCCCACCGCGAGGCGGTCGGCGCCAATCTCCAGGACCATCTCGCCATAGACTTCTTCTTCAAGGCACGCGAACCAACCCTCAACGACATCCTGTATCCCTGGCGGGGCAAGATCATCTCAGGCCTGCGCTACATCGCAACGCGCAGCGGGCCGCTCAGCACCAGCGTCAACCACTGCGGCGGTTTCGTGCGATCAAACGCCGAGGCCACGCGCCCCGATCTCCAGCTCTATTTCAACCCGATCACCTACCGCACCGCGCCCGCCAACAAGCGGCCGCTCATGAACCCCGACCCGTTCTCCGGCTTCATCCTCTCCTATCAGCCTTGCCGGCCGAAGAGCCGTGGGCGGATCGAGATTGGCTCGCCTGACCCCATGGTGCCGCCGCGCATCATGCCCAACTCTCTGACCGATGCGGCGGACATCGCGGACATCCTCGCCGGCGGCCGGTTCATGAAGCGAATGGTCGCCACCGAGGCCATGGCGCGGCTCATTGCCGAGCCGATTCCACCCTCGATCCTGGACATGTCGGATGACGACATGATCGAGGATTTCAAGCAACGCTGCGGAAGTGTCTTTCATGCCTGCGGCACCTGCCGCATGGGCCCGGATCCGGCCACATCGGTCGTTGACAATCGGCTGCGCGTCTACGGGATCGATCGGCTTCGGGTCATCGATGCCTCGGTCTTCCCGAATGTCACCTCTGGAAACACCAATGCACCAACACTCATGCTGGCCGACAGGGCGGCGGCGCTGCTGCTGGGCGAATAA
- a CDS encoding carbohydrate ABC transporter permease, whose translation MKLLTVSLRFALLCVLAIVFLAPFAYMLAFSLKSASEIFSGSLSLLPSSLDGFVNYSSVLFERPLLLYLMNGAIVCAAILFFQLLFALPCAYAVAKLRFAGRELVLGLVLLGLLIPIQVTALPIYAGFAQLRLLDSYAALVLPFVSSAFAVFLFRQFFRTMPDDLLDAARLDGLGELSIMLRILLPLTLPAATAFGIFSVVSHWNDLFWPLVVIQSPELNTPPLGLIYFRSAEAGDRYGELMAATVVVTVPLVAAFLLAQRRFIEGISLGALKG comes from the coding sequence ATGAAACTTCTCACCGTCTCGCTCCGGTTCGCATTGCTGTGTGTTCTGGCGATCGTGTTTCTCGCACCATTCGCCTACATGCTCGCCTTTTCTCTCAAGTCAGCGAGCGAGATCTTCAGCGGCAGCCTTTCTCTGCTGCCGAGCAGCCTCGATGGGTTTGTGAACTATTCGAGCGTTCTCTTCGAACGGCCCTTGCTGCTCTATCTCATGAACGGCGCCATCGTCTGCGCGGCGATCCTGTTTTTCCAGCTGCTCTTCGCGTTGCCCTGCGCCTATGCGGTCGCCAAGCTGCGCTTTGCCGGTCGCGAGCTCGTGCTGGGGCTCGTCCTGCTCGGATTGCTTATTCCGATCCAGGTCACGGCTCTGCCGATCTATGCAGGTTTCGCCCAGCTTCGGCTGCTCGACAGCTATGCGGCCTTGGTCCTGCCCTTTGTCTCATCGGCCTTTGCCGTCTTTCTATTTCGTCAATTCTTCCGGACCATGCCCGATGATCTTCTCGACGCAGCCCGCCTCGATGGGCTCGGCGAACTCAGCATCATGCTGCGGATCCTGCTGCCGCTGACGCTGCCGGCGGCGACCGCATTCGGGATCTTTTCGGTTGTCTCACACTGGAATGATCTGTTCTGGCCGCTGGTCGTCATTCAATCACCGGAGCTCAACACGCCACCGCTCGGGCTGATCTATTTCCGGTCGGCCGAAGCGGGTGATCGCTATGGCGAGTTGATGGCCGCAACCGTCGTCGTGACTGTGCCGCTCGTGGCGGCATTCCTCCTTGCTCAACGACGCTTCATCGAAGGTATCAGCCTTGGCGCTCTGAAAGGCTGA